Proteins encoded by one window of Salvia splendens isolate huo1 chromosome 14, SspV2, whole genome shotgun sequence:
- the LOC121763908 gene encoding cinnamoyl-CoA reductase 1-like, which translates to MAENGKKKSVCVTGAGGYVASWLIKLLLSNGYTVHGTGRNPGDEKNGHLWKLENAAEKLKLFKADLFDFDSILAAVKGCDGVFHVASPSTTSGPNPEVDIVEPAVKGTLNVLKACSEAKAGRVVLVSSFVAVVINPSFPKDKVLDEACWSDKEFCRNTNNWYCFSKIAAEAEAWAYAETNGLDLVSVCPGIILGPMLQHTPNTSTFILLDLFKGGDDEAMENNLRVIVDVRDVAEAMKLVYERPNAQGRYICTSHMIKNEDLVQDLKEIYPHHNYPKSFKQGRGVPQVSSEKLHGLGWEYRTLRETLVDSIENCKQIGLL; encoded by the exons ATGGCAGAAAATGGTAAGAAGAAGAGTGTTTGTGTGACCGGAGCTGGAGGCTACGTGGCATCGTGGCTCATCAAGCTTCTTCTCTCTAACGGCTACACCGTTCACGGCACTGGCAGAAATCCag GCGATGAGAAAAATGGGCATTTGTGGAAGCTTGAAAATGCAGCTGAAAAGCTCAAACTCTTCAAGGCAGATTTGTTCGATTTTGATTCAATTCTTGCAGCTGTTAAAGGGTGTGATGGTGTTTTCCATGTTGCTAGCCCTTCTACTACTTCCGGCCCCAACCCCGag GTTGATATAGTTGAGCCTGCCGTGAAAGGCACTCTGAATGTGCTCAAAGCATGCTCCGAAGCCAAGGCTGGACGAGTGGTGCTCGTCTCGTCGTTTGTTGCGGTCGTGATAAACCCTAGTTTCCCTAAGGACAAGGTGTTGGACGAGGCTTGTTGGTCCGACAAGGAATTCTGTCGGAACACTAAT AATTGGTATTGTTTCTCGAAAATAGCAGCTGAGGCTGAGGCGTGGGCCTATGCAGAGACAAATGGGCTCGACTTGGTTTCCGTTTGCCCTGGCATCATCCTCGGCCCCATGCTCCAACATACTCCAAACACTAGCACTTTCATCTTGCTTGACTTGTTCAAAG GAGGGGACGACGAAGCAATGGAAAACAATTTGCGTGTAATAGTAGATGTACGTGATGTAGCCGAAGCTATGAAATTAGTATACGAGAGACCTAATGCCCAAGGTCGATACATATGCACTTCTCATATGATAAAAAATGAGGATTTGGTGCAAGACTTAAAGGAGATTTATCCACACCATAACTATCCCAAAAG TTTCAAACAAGGCAGGGGCGTGCCACAAGTGAGTTCAGAGAAACTACATGGACTTGGTTGGGAATATAGGACGTTGAGAGAAACTCTTGTTGATTCTATCGAGAATTGCAAACAAATTGGCCTTCTCTAA